One Gadus morhua chromosome 13, gadMor3.0, whole genome shotgun sequence genomic window carries:
- the LOC115557337 gene encoding green-sensitive opsin — protein sequence MRMEANGTEGKNFYIPMSNRTGLVRSPFEYQQYYLADPIMFKMLAVYMFFLICTGTPINALTLLVTFQNKKLQQPLNFILVNLAVAGLIMCCFGFTITITSALSGYFILGATACAVEGFMATLGGEVALWSLVVLAVERYIVVCKPMGSFKFTNTHAGAGVAFTWIMAFACAGPPLFGWSRYLPEGMQCSCGPDYYTLAEGYNNESYVIYMFTVHFLVPVFLICFTYGSLVLTVKAAAAQQQDSASTQKAEKEVTRMCILMVVGFLVAWTPYASLAAWIFFNRGASFTAVGMAVPAFFAKSSALFNAVIYVLFNKQFRNCMLSTIGMGGAVDDESSVSSKTEVSSVA from the exons ATGAGGATGGAGGCTAACGGAACAGAAGGGAAGAACTTCTACATCCCCATGTCCAACAGGACTGGGCTTGTACGAAGCCCCTTCGAATACCAGCAGTACTATCTTGCCGATCCCATCATGTTCAAGATGTTGGCTGTCTACATGTTCTTCCTGATCTGCACCGGAACCCCCATCAACGCTCTCACGTTGCTGGTCACCTTCCAGAACAAGAAGCTCCAACAACCCCTGAACTTCATCCTGGTCAACCTGGCTGTGGCTGGTCTCATCATGTGCTGCTTCGgcttcaccatcaccatcacatcTGCCCTCAGCGGCTACTTCATCCTGGGAGCGACCGCGTGCGCTGTGGAGGGATTCATGGCTACGCTAGGAG GTGAAGTAGCTCTGTGGTCCCTGGTGGTCCTGGCTGTGGAGAGATACATTGTAGTCTGCAAACCCATGGGAAGCTTCAAGTTCACCAACACCCACGCCGGTGCCGGAGTTGCTTTCACCTGGATCATGGCCTTTGCTTGCGCCGGCCCTCCACTCTTCGGATGGTCCAG GTACCTCCCAGAGGGCATGCAGTGCTCCTGTGGACCAGACTACTACACCCTGGCTGAAGGCTACAACAACGAGTCATACGTCATCTACATGTTTACTGTCCACTTCCTCGTTCCAGTCTTCCTCATCTGCTTCACCTACGGAAGCCTTGTGCTGACCGTCAAAGCT GCTGCAGCCCAACAGCAGGACTCTGCCTCCACCCAGAAGGCTGAGAAGGAAGTGACCCGCATGTGCATCCTGATGGTGGTAGGCTTCCTGGTGGCATGGACCCCATATGCCTCGCTGGCCGCCTGGATCTTCTTCAACAGGGGAGCCAGTTTCACTGCCGTCGGCATGGCCGTCCCTGCCTTCTTTGCAAAGAGCTCAGCGCTGTTCAACGCCGTCATCTATGTTCTGTTCAACAAGCAG TTCCGTAACTGCATGCTCAGCACTATTGGAATGGGCGGTGCGGTGGATGATGAGTCCTCAGTCTCAAGCAAGACAGAAGTCTCCTCTGTGGCATAG
- the LOC115557336 gene encoding green-sensitive opsin: MEANGTEGKNFYIPMSNRTGIVRSPFEYQQYYLADPILFKMLAVYMFFLICTGTPINALTLLVTFQNKKLQQPLNFILVNLAVAGLIMCCFGFTITITSAINGYFILGATACAVEGFMATLGGEVALWSLVVLAVERYIVVCKPMGSFKFTNTHAGAGVAFTWIMAFACAGPPLFGWSRYLPEGMQCSCGPDYYTLAEGYNNESFVIYMFTVHFLVPVFLICFTYGSLVLTVKAAAAQQQESASTQKAEKEVTRMCILMVLGFLVAWTPYATLTAIIFFNKGMSFTALGMAVPAFFAKSSALYNPVIYVLFNKQFRNCMLSTIGMGSAVDDESSVSGSKTEVSSVSTAS; encoded by the exons ATGGAGGCCAACGGAACAGAGGGAAAGAACTTCTACATCCCCATGTCCAACAGGACTGGGATTGTACGAAGCCCCTTCGAATACCAGCAGTACTATCTTGCCGATCCGATCCTGTTCAAGATGTTGGCTGTCTACATGTTCTTCCTGATCTGCACAGGAACCCCCATCAACGCTCTCACGTTGCTGGTCACCTTCCAGAACAAGAAGCTCCAACAACCCCTGAACTTCATCCTGGTCAACCTGGCTGTGGCTGGTCTCATTATGTGCTGCTTCGgcttcaccatcaccatcacatcTGCCATCAACGGCTACTTCATCCTGGGAGCGACCGCGTGCGCCGTGGAGGGATTCATGGCTACGCTAGGAG GTGAAGTAGCTCTGTGGTCCCTGGTTGTCCTGGCTGTGGAGAGATACATTGTGGTCTGCAAACCCATGGGAAGCTTCAAGTTCACCAACACCCACGCCGGTGCCGGAGTTGCTTTCACCTGGATCATGGCTTTCGCTTGCGCCGGCCCACCGCTGTTCGGATGGTCCAG GTACCTCCCAGAGGGCATGCAGTGCTCCTGTGGACCAGACTACTACACCCTGGCTGAAGGCTACAACAACGAGTCATTCGTCATCTACATGTTTACTGTCCACTTCCTCGTTCCAGTCTTCCTCATCTGCTTCACCTACGGAAGCCTTGTGCTGACCGTCAAAGCT GCTGCAGCCCAGCAGCAGGAGTCTGCCTCCACCCAGAAGGCTGAGAAGGAAGTGACCCGCATGTGCATCCTGATGGTCCTTGGCTTCTTGGTGGCATGGACCCCGTATGCCACCCTGACCGCCATTATCTTCTTCAACAAGGGCATGAGTTTCACAGCCCTCGGCATGGCCGTCCCTGCCTTCTTTGCAAAGAGCTCAGCGCTGTACAACCCCGTCATCTATGTGCTGTTCAACAAGCAG TTCCGTAACTGCATGCTCAGCACCATTGGAATGGGAAGCGCCGTGGATGATGAGTCCTCAGTGTCTGGCAGCAAGACAGAAGTCTCCAGTGTGTCCACAGCCTCGTAA